The following proteins are encoded in a genomic region of Streptomyces lunaelactis:
- a CDS encoding (2Fe-2S)-binding protein, whose amino-acid sequence MSNEENPHELPPEHGGWQPIPQGGEYDAEATAFLQLPPEGALDAAPLEAPGHGYVPPMITPLTPAAADPAATGSWAMPHAAVPQGEGAPGAVRWPEPAETSDPHATGQWNFAAAEPVAQQAAEPVQSASELTGRWTIPVAGGDLPEESGEFTTSALAAQWGAATAQTTPRSTLPGGAPAPWAPSPDAPATLPGGASAPWATAPEPAAVAEEPAPETAEGEAAPGDVPEEEAAAPTSSTDSNEHPPTSYVLRVNDTDRPVTDAWIGESLLYVLRERLGLAGAKDGCSQGECGACNVQVDGRLVASCLVPAATAAGSEVRTVEGLATDGEPSDVQRALAGCGAVQCGFCIPGMAMTVHDLLEGNHAPTELETRQALCGNLCRCSGYRGVLDAVREVVAERGASASAAAEASEEARIPHQAPPGAGSVQHHPHDGGMA is encoded by the coding sequence GTGAGCAATGAGGAGAACCCGCACGAGCTCCCGCCGGAGCACGGGGGCTGGCAGCCGATTCCCCAGGGCGGTGAGTACGACGCCGAGGCCACGGCCTTCCTGCAGCTGCCGCCCGAGGGCGCGCTGGACGCGGCACCGCTCGAGGCGCCCGGCCATGGCTACGTACCGCCGATGATCACGCCGCTGACGCCTGCCGCCGCGGATCCGGCGGCGACGGGCAGCTGGGCCATGCCCCATGCGGCCGTGCCGCAGGGGGAGGGGGCGCCGGGCGCGGTGCGATGGCCCGAGCCCGCGGAGACTTCCGACCCGCATGCCACAGGACAGTGGAACTTCGCCGCCGCCGAGCCGGTCGCGCAGCAGGCCGCCGAGCCGGTCCAGTCCGCCTCGGAGCTGACCGGCCGGTGGACGATCCCGGTGGCCGGCGGCGATCTGCCCGAGGAGTCGGGCGAGTTCACGACCTCGGCGCTGGCGGCCCAGTGGGGCGCCGCGACCGCGCAGACAACCCCGCGGTCGACGCTGCCGGGCGGGGCGCCCGCTCCATGGGCGCCGTCCCCCGACGCCCCGGCGACGCTCCCGGGCGGCGCGTCCGCGCCCTGGGCGACGGCACCGGAGCCCGCGGCCGTCGCGGAGGAGCCCGCGCCGGAGACGGCCGAGGGCGAGGCGGCCCCGGGCGACGTTCCCGAGGAAGAGGCCGCCGCCCCCACCTCCTCCACGGACAGCAATGAACACCCGCCCACCTCCTACGTCCTGCGGGTCAACGACACCGACCGCCCCGTCACCGACGCCTGGATCGGCGAATCCCTGCTCTACGTGCTGCGCGAGCGCCTCGGCCTCGCCGGCGCCAAGGACGGCTGCTCACAGGGCGAGTGCGGCGCGTGCAACGTCCAGGTCGACGGCCGTCTCGTCGCCTCCTGCCTGGTGCCGGCCGCGACCGCCGCGGGCTCCGAGGTCCGTACGGTCGAAGGCCTCGCCACCGACGGCGAACCCTCCGACGTCCAGCGCGCCCTGGCGGGCTGCGGAGCGGTCCAGTGCGGCTTCTGCATCCCCGGCATGGCCATGACCGTCCACGACCTCCTCGAGGGCAACCACGCCCCCACCGAGCTCGAGACCCGTCAGGCGCTGTGCGGCAACCTCTGCCGCTGCTCCGGCTACCGGGGCGTGCTCGACGCCGTACGCGAAGTGGTGGCCGAGCGCGGAGCGAGCGCCTCCGCCGCGGCGGAGGCGAGTGAGGAAGCCCGCATCCCGCACCAGGCGCCCCCCGGCGCAGGTAGTGTGCAGCACCACCCGCACGACGGAGGCATGGCGTGA
- a CDS encoding FAD binding domain-containing protein, whose amino-acid sequence MTTHAPQAAQSVTLPASLDEAVAALTAMPAAVPVAGGTDLMAAVNKGQLRPAGLVGLGRISEIRGWRYLDGHALLGAGLTHARMGRPDFAALIPALAASARAAGPPQIRNAGTLGGNIATAAPTGDALPVLAALEADLVIAGPGGARREIPVSHLLAGREMLAPAELIGFVRVPLLHAPQVFLKATGRTGPGRATASVAVVLDPARRGVRCAVGAIAPMPLRPLEAERWIASLIDWDGERGLAAEALAAFGEYVAAACIPDPAPAAQGEEPPALPPAVLHLRRTVAALARRALGRALS is encoded by the coding sequence GTGACCACGCACGCACCGCAGGCGGCGCAGTCGGTGACGCTGCCGGCCTCGCTCGACGAGGCCGTGGCGGCACTCACCGCCATGCCCGCCGCCGTGCCCGTCGCCGGCGGTACGGACCTCATGGCCGCCGTCAACAAGGGCCAACTCCGCCCCGCGGGCCTCGTCGGCCTCGGCCGTATCAGCGAGATCCGCGGCTGGCGCTACCTGGACGGTCACGCGCTGCTCGGCGCCGGACTCACCCACGCCCGGATGGGACGGCCCGACTTCGCGGCCCTCATCCCCGCGCTGGCCGCCTCCGCGCGCGCAGCGGGCCCGCCCCAGATCCGTAACGCGGGCACGCTCGGCGGCAACATCGCCACCGCGGCCCCGACCGGCGACGCCCTGCCCGTACTGGCCGCCCTGGAGGCGGACCTGGTGATCGCGGGACCCGGCGGAGCCCGCCGCGAGATCCCCGTCTCCCACCTGCTGGCCGGCCGCGAGATGCTCGCCCCCGCCGAGCTCATCGGTTTCGTCCGCGTGCCCCTGCTGCACGCCCCCCAGGTCTTCCTGAAGGCGACCGGCCGGACCGGCCCCGGCCGCGCCACCGCGTCCGTCGCCGTCGTGCTCGACCCGGCTCGGCGCGGGGTGCGCTGCGCGGTGGGCGCGATAGCGCCGATGCCGCTGCGGCCGCTGGAGGCGGAGCGCTGGATCGCCTCGCTGATCGACTGGGACGGCGAGCGGGGGCTGGCGGCCGAGGCGCTGGCAGCCTTCGGCGAGTACGTCGCCGCGGCGTGCATCCCGGATCCGGCCCCGGCCGCGCAGGGCGAGGAGCCGCCCGCGCTGCCGCCCGCCGTACTGCATCTGCGGCGCACGGTCGCCGCGCTGGCCCGACGTGCACTGGGGAGGGCGCTGTCGTGA
- a CDS encoding beta-N-acetylhexosaminidase, translating into MTSTGTSMDLIPAPRAVDGPSRSGFLPDRGTTLYAGPGTESTERWLRSTLGAALGLPLAPGEERAENSLTLLIDNTLEPEAYRLGVVRSRGVEIRGGSGAGVFWGAQTLRQLLGAEAFRSAPVSPERTHGIPHQVIEDAPRFPWRGLMLDVSRHFLPKGDVLRYLDLLAAHKLNVFHFHLTDDQGWRIEIKRYPRLTDIGAWRARTKYGHRASELWDERPHGGYYTQDDIREIVAYAAERHITVVPEIDIPGHSQAAIAAYPELGNTDVVDTTTLSVWDNWGINPNVLAPTDTTLRFYEGVLEELLGLFPSAFVHIGGDECPKDQWKASPAAQARIKELGLADEDELQSWFIRHFDTWLSGRGRRLIGWDEILEGGLAPGAAVSSWRGYAGGIAAAEAGHDVVMCPEQQVYLDHRQHGGADEPMPIGYVRTLEDVYRFEPVPPSLSPEAAAHILGTQANVWTEVMQDRSRVDYQVFPRLAAFAEVAWSALPAPAERDFEDFERRMNAHYARLDALGVGYRPPGGPLPWQKRPAPEGMTGSIGRPIEGAPPNV; encoded by the coding sequence ATGACCTCTACGGGGACTTCCATGGATCTGATCCCGGCGCCGCGCGCAGTCGACGGCCCGTCCCGCAGCGGCTTCCTGCCGGACCGCGGCACCACGCTGTACGCGGGCCCGGGCACCGAGAGCACGGAGCGCTGGCTGCGCTCCACGCTCGGCGCCGCACTCGGCCTGCCGCTGGCGCCGGGCGAGGAGCGGGCCGAGAACTCGCTCACGCTGCTGATCGACAACACCCTGGAGCCCGAGGCGTATCGGCTGGGCGTGGTCCGGAGCCGGGGCGTCGAGATCCGGGGCGGCAGCGGCGCGGGCGTCTTCTGGGGCGCGCAGACGCTGCGTCAGCTGCTCGGCGCGGAAGCCTTCCGCAGCGCACCGGTCAGCCCCGAGAGGACGCACGGCATTCCCCACCAGGTCATCGAGGACGCACCCCGCTTCCCCTGGCGCGGCCTCATGCTCGACGTCTCGCGGCACTTCCTGCCCAAGGGCGACGTCCTGCGCTACCTGGACCTCCTCGCCGCCCACAAGCTCAACGTCTTCCACTTCCACCTCACCGACGACCAGGGCTGGCGCATCGAGATCAAGCGCTACCCCAGGCTCACGGACATCGGTGCATGGCGGGCACGCACCAAATACGGCCACCGCGCCTCCGAGCTCTGGGACGAGCGGCCGCACGGCGGTTACTACACCCAGGACGACATCCGCGAGATCGTCGCGTACGCCGCCGAGCGGCATATCACCGTCGTCCCCGAGATCGACATCCCGGGGCACTCGCAGGCCGCCATCGCCGCGTATCCGGAACTGGGCAATACCGATGTCGTCGACACGACAACCCTCTCCGTCTGGGACAACTGGGGCATCAACCCGAACGTACTCGCCCCCACTGACACCACCCTCCGCTTCTACGAGGGCGTCCTCGAGGAGCTCCTCGGCCTCTTCCCCTCGGCCTTCGTCCACATCGGCGGCGACGAGTGCCCGAAGGACCAGTGGAAGGCCTCCCCGGCCGCCCAGGCCCGTATCAAGGAACTCGGTCTCGCCGACGAGGACGAACTCCAGTCCTGGTTCATCCGCCACTTCGACACCTGGCTGTCCGGCCGCGGCCGCCGCCTCATCGGCTGGGACGAGATCCTTGAGGGCGGCCTCGCCCCCGGTGCCGCCGTCTCCTCCTGGCGTGGGTACGCCGGCGGCATCGCCGCCGCCGAGGCCGGACACGACGTCGTCATGTGCCCCGAGCAGCAGGTGTACTTGGACCACCGTCAGCACGGCGGCGCGGACGAACCGATGCCCATCGGCTACGTACGCACACTCGAGGACGTCTACCGCTTCGAGCCGGTGCCCCCGTCGCTGTCGCCGGAGGCCGCCGCGCACATCCTCGGCACCCAGGCCAACGTCTGGACCGAGGTGATGCAGGACCGGTCCCGCGTCGACTACCAGGTCTTCCCGCGGCTCGCCGCCTTCGCCGAAGTCGCCTGGTCCGCCCTGCCCGCCCCGGCCGAGCGCGACTTCGAGGACTTCGAGCGCCGAATGAACGCCCACTACGCGCGCCTTGACGCGCTCGGCGTCGGCTACCGGCCGCCCGGCGGCCCGTTGCCCTGGCAGAAGCGACCGGCCCCCGAAGGAATGACAGGAAGCATCGGACGCCCGATCGAGGGTGCGCCCCCAAACGTGTGA
- a CDS encoding carbohydrate ABC transporter permease — translation MSATAATPGRRAVSLPRIHRIHRPWRLAAEASALVIAVVVAFPLYWMVLSAFKPEGEIQSTEAHPWTLSPSLDSFRRVFEQQEFGRYFLNSLFVAGVVVIASALIAFLAATAVTRFRFTYRTTLLIMFLVAQMVPIEALTIPLFFLMRDFGQLNTLGSLILPHIAFSLPFAIWMLRGFVKAVPEALEEAAYIDGASRTRFLWQILFPLVFPGLVATSVFSFISTWNDFLFAKSFIISDTSQSTLPMALLVFFKPDENDWGGIMAASTVMTVPVLVFFVLVQRRLVSGLGGAVKD, via the coding sequence ATATCTGCGACTGCTGCGACGCCAGGGAGAAGAGCTGTGAGCCTGCCCCGGATCCACCGCATCCACCGCCCCTGGCGGCTCGCCGCCGAGGCATCCGCGCTCGTCATCGCGGTCGTCGTGGCCTTCCCGCTGTACTGGATGGTGCTCTCCGCCTTCAAGCCGGAGGGCGAGATCCAGTCCACCGAGGCGCACCCCTGGACGCTTTCCCCGTCCCTCGACTCCTTCCGGCGCGTCTTCGAACAGCAGGAATTCGGCCGCTATTTCCTCAACAGCCTGTTCGTCGCGGGCGTGGTCGTCATCGCCTCCGCGTTGATCGCCTTCCTGGCGGCGACCGCCGTGACCCGATTCCGCTTCACGTACCGCACCACCCTGCTGATCATGTTCCTGGTCGCGCAGATGGTGCCGATCGAGGCGCTGACGATCCCGCTGTTCTTCCTGATGCGGGACTTCGGCCAGCTGAACACCCTCGGCTCGCTGATCCTGCCGCACATCGCCTTCTCGTTGCCGTTCGCGATCTGGATGCTGCGGGGCTTTGTGAAGGCGGTCCCGGAGGCGCTGGAGGAGGCGGCGTACATCGACGGCGCGAGCCGCACGCGCTTCCTGTGGCAGATCCTCTTCCCGCTGGTGTTCCCGGGGCTTGTGGCGACGAGCGTCTTCTCGTTCATCTCGACGTGGAACGACTTCCTGTTCGCCAAGTCCTTCATCATCAGCGACACCTCGCAGTCGACGCTGCCGATGGCGCTGCTGGTCTTCTTCAAGCCGGACGAGAACGACTGGGGCGGGATCATGGCAGCATCCACCGTGATGACCGTGCCGGTGCTCGTCTTCTTCGTACTCGTACAGCGGCGTCTGGTCTCCGGACTGGGCGGCGCGGTGAAGGACTGA
- a CDS encoding carbohydrate ABC transporter permease — protein sequence MTNGTNAGRDASDAHGVGDGAGGSPGDPIASTEASAPAAAAPAKVPNARKATGASPGAPAAAARGIRRGPGRGGWTPWLYLAPALVVLGGLLVYPIYQLGLISFLEYTQAQVSGGEPTTFQGLGNYRTLFADSQFWQVLLATLVFAAACVVTTLAVGCGLAVLLTRVRALPRLALMLAALGAWATPAITGSTVWVFLFDPDYGPVNRLLGLGDFSWTYGRYSAFALVLLEVVWCSFPFVMVTVYAGIKAIPSEVLEAASLDGASQWRIWRSVTAPMLRPILVVVTIQSIIWDFKVFTQIYVMTNGGGIAGQNLVLNVYAYQKAFASSQYSLGSAIGVVMLLILLAVTLVYLRLLRRQGEEL from the coding sequence ATGACGAACGGTACGAACGCGGGGCGGGACGCGTCTGACGCCCACGGCGTCGGTGACGGGGCGGGCGGGTCCCCGGGGGACCCGATTGCCTCCACCGAGGCGTCCGCGCCCGCAGCGGCTGCGCCCGCCAAGGTGCCGAACGCCCGCAAGGCGACCGGGGCTTCGCCCGGGGCACCCGCGGCAGCCGCTCGCGGCATCCGGCGCGGGCCGGGGCGCGGGGGCTGGACCCCGTGGCTCTACCTCGCGCCCGCGCTCGTCGTGCTCGGTGGGCTCCTCGTCTACCCCATCTACCAGCTCGGCCTGATCTCCTTCCTCGAATACACCCAGGCCCAGGTCAGCGGCGGCGAACCGACCACCTTCCAGGGACTCGGCAACTACCGGACCCTCTTCGCCGACAGCCAGTTCTGGCAGGTGCTGCTCGCCACCCTGGTCTTCGCCGCCGCCTGCGTCGTCACCACGCTCGCCGTGGGCTGCGGGCTCGCCGTCCTGCTCACGCGCGTACGGGCGCTGCCACGGCTCGCCCTGATGCTCGCCGCGCTCGGCGCATGGGCGACCCCGGCCATCACCGGCTCCACCGTCTGGGTCTTCCTCTTCGACCCCGACTACGGACCGGTCAACCGCCTCCTGGGCCTCGGCGACTTCTCCTGGACGTACGGGCGCTACAGCGCCTTCGCGCTCGTGCTCCTCGAAGTCGTCTGGTGCTCGTTCCCGTTCGTCATGGTGACCGTCTACGCGGGCATCAAGGCGATCCCGTCGGAAGTCCTGGAGGCGGCCTCGCTCGACGGCGCGTCCCAGTGGCGGATCTGGCGCTCCGTCACCGCCCCGATGCTGCGCCCGATTCTCGTCGTCGTCACCATTCAGTCGATCATCTGGGACTTCAAGGTCTTCACGCAGATCTATGTGATGACGAACGGCGGAGGCATCGCCGGACAGAATCTCGTGCTCAATGTGTACGCCTATCAGAAGGCCTTCGCGTCCTCGCAGTACAGCCTGGGCTCGGCCATCGGCGTCGTGATGCTGCTGATTCTGCTCGCCGTCACCCTCGTATATCTGCGACTGCTGCGACGCCAGGGAGAAGAGCTGTGA
- a CDS encoding extracellular solute-binding protein — MKFIARIAAPAGALVLAGLTATACAPQTSDNSARTDDKSGTLRVWLFQEVNNKPKEQVVDAAVAAFRKGHKDAKVEIEYIPVETRAQKIKAAFNDPKSAPDLIEYGNTDTAGYVKDGGLADVGAEFTAWDEAKDTDPTARQSVTVGGKIYGAPLFVGVRALYYRTDVFKELGIAAPKTQDELIATAKKIHKAKPGLYGLAVGGAYTYGAMPFIWAQGGELAEERGGSYKAAINSPAAQKGITAYTSLFGNDNCPAAKCASMGGNATVTAFASGKAAMAIGGDFSHQAVEAGAVKGKYSVVPLPGREAGSIAPAFAGGNNIGVLKSSSHRTLAVDLMKQFAGKETQRKLFDAMGFLPTYTDVRSEVAKKEPFVDPFVRTLGAGAKFVPASPGWGQIDASLVLPTMFQEIVSGKKDVAAASDDAARKMDAAFAAAG, encoded by the coding sequence ATGAAGTTCATCGCCCGAATTGCCGCCCCGGCCGGGGCACTTGTGCTGGCGGGCCTCACCGCCACCGCCTGCGCCCCCCAGACCTCCGACAACAGCGCCAGGACGGACGACAAGAGCGGCACCCTGCGCGTCTGGCTGTTCCAGGAGGTCAACAACAAGCCCAAGGAGCAGGTCGTCGACGCGGCCGTCGCCGCGTTCCGCAAGGGGCACAAGGACGCGAAGGTCGAAATCGAGTACATACCGGTCGAGACCCGCGCCCAGAAGATCAAGGCCGCGTTCAACGACCCCAAGAGCGCACCGGATCTGATCGAGTACGGCAACACCGACACCGCCGGATACGTCAAGGACGGGGGACTCGCCGACGTCGGCGCGGAGTTCACCGCCTGGGACGAGGCGAAGGACACCGACCCGACGGCCAGGCAGTCGGTCACGGTCGGCGGCAAGATCTACGGCGCTCCGCTCTTCGTCGGCGTACGCGCGCTGTACTACCGCACGGATGTCTTCAAGGAGCTGGGGATCGCGGCCCCCAAGACCCAGGACGAGCTGATCGCCACCGCGAAGAAGATCCACAAGGCGAAGCCCGGTCTGTACGGGCTCGCGGTGGGCGGCGCGTACACCTACGGCGCGATGCCGTTCATCTGGGCGCAGGGCGGCGAACTCGCGGAGGAGCGCGGCGGCTCGTACAAGGCGGCCATCAACAGCCCGGCCGCGCAGAAGGGCATCACGGCGTACACCTCGCTGTTCGGCAACGACAACTGCCCGGCCGCCAAGTGCGCCTCGATGGGCGGCAACGCGACGGTCACCGCTTTCGCCTCGGGCAAGGCGGCGATGGCGATCGGCGGCGACTTCAGCCACCAGGCGGTGGAGGCGGGCGCCGTGAAGGGCAAGTACTCGGTCGTGCCGCTGCCGGGCAGGGAGGCGGGCTCGATCGCGCCGGCCTTCGCGGGCGGCAACAACATCGGCGTACTGAAGAGCAGTTCGCACCGCACGCTGGCGGTGGACCTGATGAAGCAGTTCGCGGGAAAGGAGACCCAGCGCAAGCTGTTCGACGCGATGGGCTTCCTGCCGACGTACACGGATGTGCGGTCGGAGGTCGCGAAGAAGGAGCCGTTCGTCGATCCGTTCGTACGGACGCTGGGCGCGGGCGCGAAGTTCGTGCCGGCCTCGCCGGGCTGGGGCCAGATCGACGCGTCGCTGGTGCTGCCGACGATGTTCCAGGAGATCGTCAGCGGCAAGAAGGACGTGGCGGCGGCGTCGGATGACGCGGCCAGGAAGATGGACGCGGCGTTCGCTGCCGCGGGCTGA
- a CDS encoding DUF3039 domain-containing protein, with translation MSTLEPERGTGTGTLVEPMPQVSHGDGDHERFAHYVQKDKIMASALDGTPVVALCGKVWVPGRDPKKYPVCPMCKEIYESMGPGGDKDKGGKDKK, from the coding sequence ATGAGCACTCTTGAGCCCGAGCGCGGGACAGGCACGGGGACCCTCGTAGAGCCGATGCCGCAGGTGTCGCACGGCGACGGCGACCACGAGCGCTTCGCCCATTACGTCCAGAAGGACAAGATCATGGCGAGTGCCCTCGACGGCACTCCTGTGGTGGCACTGTGCGGGAAGGTCTGGGTGCCGGGGCGCGACCCCAAGAAGTACCCGGTCTGCCCGATGTGCAAGGAGATCTACGAGTCCATGGGCCCTGGTGGCGACAAGGACAAGGGCGGCAAGGACAAGAAGTAA
- a CDS encoding YqgE/AlgH family protein, producing MTEVSSLTGRLLVASPALADPNFDRAVVLLLDHDDEGSLGVVINRPTPVVVGDILESWAALAGEPGVVFHGGPVSLDSALGVAVIPGDEGPLGWRRVYGAIGLVDLETPPELLSAALGSLRIFAGYAGWGPGQLEDELNDGAWYVVESEPGDVSSPRPESLWRAVLRRQRSELAMFATYPDDPSLN from the coding sequence ATGACCGAGGTGTCCTCGCTCACAGGGCGGCTGCTCGTCGCCTCACCCGCCCTGGCGGACCCGAACTTCGACCGGGCGGTGGTTCTGCTGCTCGACCACGACGACGAGGGTTCGCTCGGCGTGGTCATCAACCGGCCGACGCCGGTGGTCGTCGGCGACATCCTGGAGTCCTGGGCGGCCCTCGCGGGCGAGCCGGGCGTGGTCTTCCATGGCGGCCCGGTCTCCCTCGACTCCGCGCTCGGCGTCGCCGTGATACCCGGCGACGAGGGGCCGCTGGGCTGGCGGCGGGTGTACGGCGCGATCGGCCTGGTCGATCTGGAGACGCCGCCGGAGCTGCTGAGTGCGGCGCTCGGGTCCTTGCGGATCTTCGCCGGGTACGCCGGGTGGGGTCCGGGGCAGCTGGAGGACGAACTGAACGACGGCGCCTGGTACGTCGTCGAGTCGGAGCCCGGGGACGTGTCGTCGCCGCGGCCGGAGAGCCTGTGGCGTGCGGTGCTGCGGCGGCAGCGAAGCGAACTGGCGATGTTCGCGACGTACCCCGACGACCCGTCGCTGAACTGA
- the murA gene encoding UDP-N-acetylglucosamine 1-carboxyvinyltransferase translates to MTGTDDVLLVHGGTPLEGEIRVRGAKNLVPKAMVAALLGSGPSRLRNVPDIRDVRVVRGLLQLHGVTVRPGDEPGELILDPSHVESANVADIDAHAGSSRIPILFCGPLLHRLGHAFIPGLGGCDIGGRPIDFHFEVLRQFGATIEKREDGQYLEAPQRLRGCKIRLPYPSVGSTEQVLLTAVLAEGVTELSNAAVEPEIEDLICVLQKMGAIISMDTDRTIRITGVDKLGGYTHRALPDRLEAASWASAALATEGNIYVRGAQQRSMMTFLNTYRKVGGAFEIDDEGIRFWHPGGSLNAIALETDVHPGFQTDWQQPLVVALTQAAGLSIVHETVYESRLGFTSALNQMGAHIQLYRECLGGSDCRFGQRNFLHSAVVSGPTKLQGADLVIPDLRGGFSYLIAALAAQGTSRVHGIDLINRGYENFMDKLEKLGAKVELPGRTLV, encoded by the coding sequence ATGACCGGCACAGACGATGTACTGCTTGTCCACGGCGGAACCCCGCTGGAGGGCGAGATCCGCGTCCGCGGCGCGAAGAACCTCGTGCCCAAGGCCATGGTGGCCGCCCTGCTCGGCAGCGGGCCGAGCCGGCTGCGCAACGTGCCCGACATCCGTGATGTGCGCGTCGTGCGCGGACTGTTGCAGCTGCACGGAGTGACGGTCCGCCCCGGCGACGAGCCGGGTGAGCTGATACTGGACCCCTCGCACGTCGAGAGCGCGAACGTCGCGGACATCGACGCGCACGCGGGCTCCTCGCGCATCCCGATCCTCTTCTGCGGCCCTCTGCTGCACCGGCTCGGCCACGCCTTCATTCCGGGTCTCGGCGGCTGCGACATAGGCGGCCGGCCGATCGACTTCCACTTCGAGGTGCTGCGCCAGTTCGGCGCGACGATCGAGAAGCGGGAGGACGGCCAGTATCTGGAGGCCCCGCAGCGGCTGCGCGGCTGCAAGATCAGGCTGCCGTACCCGTCGGTCGGCTCGACGGAGCAGGTGCTGCTGACGGCCGTACTGGCCGAGGGCGTCACCGAGCTCTCGAACGCCGCGGTGGAGCCGGAGATCGAGGACCTCATCTGCGTACTGCAGAAGATGGGCGCGATCATCTCCATGGACACCGACCGGACCATCCGGATCACCGGTGTCGACAAGCTCGGCGGCTACACCCACCGGGCGCTCCCGGACCGCCTGGAGGCGGCCTCCTGGGCGTCGGCGGCGCTGGCGACCGAGGGCAACATCTATGTGCGCGGCGCCCAGCAGCGCTCGATGATGACGTTCCTCAACACGTACCGGAAGGTCGGCGGCGCCTTCGAGATCGACGACGAGGGCATCCGCTTCTGGCACCCGGGCGGCTCGCTCAACGCGATCGCCCTGGAGACGGACGTGCACCCCGGCTTCCAGACCGACTGGCAGCAGCCCCTGGTGGTGGCCCTGACCCAGGCGGCGGGCCTGTCCATCGTCCACGAGACGGTGTACGAGTCACGGCTGGGATTCACCTCCGCGCTCAACCAGATGGGTGCGCACATTCAGCTCTACCGCGAGTGCCTGGGCGGCTCGGACTGCCGCTTCGGCCAGCGCAACTTCCTGCACTCGGCGGTCGTGTCGGGCCCGACGAAGCTCCAGGGCGCGGACCTGGTCATTCCGGACCTGCGCGGCGGCTTCTCGTACCTGATCGCGGCGCTGGCGGCGCAGGGGACGTCGCGGGTGCACGGCATCGACCTGATCAACCGGGGCTACGAGAACTTCATGGACAAGCTCGAGAAGCTCGGCGCGAAGGTGGAACTGCCGGGCCGCACGCTGGTCTGA